Sequence from the Actinocatenispora sera genome:
GTGTGCACCGGCACCGCCCGGCGGTACAGCACGGCGGGCAGGCCGAGGTGGATGTCGCCCAACCGCAACGGATCCAGCAACTCGTCCCGCAGTACCGCGCCGACCGGGCGGCCGGTGACGCGGCGGACCAGCTCGCCGAGCAGGTAGCCGTAGCTGATGATGTGGTACGCCGGGACCGCGCCCGCCGCCCACCGCGGCCGGGCCCGGGCCAGGGCGCGCACGAACCGCGGTCCGTCGAGCATGGCGAGCGAGTCCGCAGCGATGCTGTGGTGCGCGAGTGGCAGCCCGGCCCGGTGCGACAGGACGTGCCGCACGGTGACGTGCTGCTTGCCGCGGGCCGCGAACTCCGGCCAGTACCGCGCGACCGGCTCGTCCAGACCCAGCAGCCCCCGCTCGGCCAGCCGGTGTACCAGCAGCGCCACGAACGGCTTGCTGGTGGAAAACAGCCAGAACAGCGAATCCGGCCGACAGCCGAAGCAGCGGTCGATCAGCACCCGGTCGCCGTGCAGCACGCACAGTTGGGCGCTCCCGCCGCGCTGCGCCACCAGCCGTACCGCCCGGGCCAGCGGATCGGGATCGATGCCGGCCCGCCGCGCCAGGCTCTCCGTCCAGTCCACCATCGCCGCACCTCACCGTCGCCGCCTTCGATGATGCGCCGGCCTCCGCCGGGACGACGGCGGATCGGCGACGTACGGCACGGCGTCAGCTCTGGCGGAGGGCGGGCATCGGGACCGGCACCGAGTACGCGGTGGCGCCGGCCCCGACGCCGCCCTCGCAGCTGTTCGGCGGATCGGTCGTCACGCCGCGGGTGGACGGAGCACCGGTAGGCGTTGGTCCGCTAGTTGTCGCGCTTCACGAACGTGCCACGCTGCGGGATGGTGACGACCAGGCCGCGCTCGCGCAGGTCCTCCATGGCGCGACGCACCGTGTTGCGGGCCAGGCCGAACTCCTGGCTGAACGAGGACTCGGACGGCAGCCGGCGGGTGTACTTCCCGCCGGCGATCCGGTCCTCGATCAGGGCCGCGAGCTGCTGCCAGGCGTACTCCGGCGCGTCAGGATCGATCGACATGAGCCGATGATTACAACCCAGCATGCTGCATGTCTGGCCGATACAACGTTAATCATCCCTAATCTGAACTAGACTAGTACCTAGTCGTTCAGCTAACGTAGGCGGCGAACCGCAGACAGGGCCGGGTGGCGTCCAGTCCACGCCGCCCGGCCCCTGACCGCTCGCGAAGGGAGCGGCTATGACGAACCTTATCCGGCGGCCCGATCGCCTTCCCCGGGCCGGACAGCTGGTGCACATCAGCCCGGCCGCCGGGGTCTACGGGGCGGGCGCCGCCTGGTGGCACGTGATCACCGCCGAACAGGCACTCACCAACGGGATGTGCTACCTGACCGCCGGCCCGCTCGACCCCAACGACAACGACGGCCGCGCCCGGGTGTTCTTCTGCCGCATCGACGGGCTGTTGGTCCAGGACGTGCGGTGAGACCGGCGCAGTCGTACCGACGGCCCCGGTGCTCGAACAGCGACACCCGGGTTTCCTTGGCGCCCAAGGAAACCCGGCAACGGGCTACTCGGCCTCGCCCGCCTCGGTGGACGGGCCGAGGTTGGTACGGGAGCGGACGATCTCGACGATGTGCGCCACGGCGTCGTCGAGCGGGACGCCGTTGCGCTGCGAGCCGTCCCGGTAGCGGAAGGAGACCGTACCGGCGGTCACGTCGTCGTCGCCGGCGATGGCCATGAACGGGATCTTCTGCTTCTGCGCGTTGCGGATCTTCTTCTGCATCCGGTCGTCGGCGGTGTCCACCTCGGCCCGGATGCCCTGCGCCCGCAGGGTGTCCACAAAGGACTGCAGGTAGCCGGCGTGGTCGTCGCGGATCGGGATGCCGACCACCTGCACCGGCGACAGCCAGGCCGGGAAGGCGCCGGCGTAGTGCTCGGTGAGTACCCCGAAGAACCGCTCGATCGAGCCGAACAGCGCCCGGTGGATCATCACCGGGGTCTGCCGGGTGCCGTCCGCCGCCTGGTACTCCAGACCGAACCGCTTGGGCTGGTTGAAGTCGAGCTGGATGGTCGACATCTGCCAGGACCGGCCGATCGCGTCCTTGGCCTGGACCGAGATCTTCGGCCCGTAGAACGCCGCGCCGCCCGGGTCGGGCACCAGCTCCAGGCCGGAGTCCTCGGCGGCGCGCCGCAGCGACTCGGTGGCCGCCTCCCACTCCTCCGGCGCCCCGATGAACTTGTCCGAGTCGTCCCGGGTCGACAGCTCCAGGTAGAAGTCGTCCAGCCCGTAGTCGCGCAGCAGGTCGAGCACGAACGTCAGCAGGTTGCGCAGCTCGCCCGGCATCTGCTCCTGGGTGCAGTAGATGTGCGAGTCGTCCATGGTGAGCCCGCGCACCCGGGTCAGGCCGTGCACCACCCCGGACTTCTCGTACCGGTACACGGTGCCGAACTCGAACAGCCGCAGCGGCAGCTCCCGGTACGAGCGGCCGCGCGAGTCGAAGATCAGGTTGTGCATCGGGCAGTTCATGGCCTTGAGGTAGTACTCCGCGCCCTCGAGCTCCATCGGCGGGTACATGGTGTCGGCGTAGTACGGCAGGTGGCCGGAGGTCTCGAACAGCGCGCCCTTGGTGATGTGCGGCGTGTTGACGAACTCGTAGCCGGCCTGCTCGTGCCGCTGCCGGGAGTACCCCTCCAGCTCGCGCCGGATGATGCCGCCCTTGGGGTGGAACACCGGCAGGCCGGAGCCGAGCTGCTCGGGGAAGCTGAACAGGTCGAGCTCGGCGCCGAGCTTGCGGTGGTCGCGCTTGGCGGCCTCCTCCAGCAGCTTCAGGTACGCCTTGAGCTCGTCCCGGGTCGGCCACGCGGTGCCGTAGATGCGTTGCAGCTGCGGGTTGGACTCATTGCCGCGCCAGTACGCGGCGGCGCTGCGCATCAGCTTGACCGCCGGGATCAACCGGGTGGTCGGCAGGTGCGGGCCGCGGCACAGGTCGGTCCAGACCAGGTCGCCGGACTTGCCGTCGAGGTTGTCGTACATGGTCAGCCCGCCGGCGCCGACCTCGACGCTGGCGCCCTCGGCCGCCTCGCCGGCCGAGCCCTTCAGCTCGATCAGCTCCAGCTTGAACTTCTCGTGCGCGAGCTCGGCGTGCGCGTGCTCGTCGGAGATCGGCCGCCGGTGGAACCGCTGACCGGACTTGATGATCGCGCCCATCTTCTTCTCGATGGCGGCCAGATCCTCCGGCGTGAACGGCTTCTCCGGCAGAAAGTCGTAGTAGAAGCCGTTCTCGACCGGCGGGCCGATGCCGAGCAGGGTGCCGGGGAAGATCTCCTGCACCGCCTGGGCCATCACGTGCGCGGCGGAGTGGCGCAGCACCTTCAGCCCGTCCGCTGAGTCGATCGACACCGGCTCGACGGCCGTGTCGGTCTTCGGCTGCCACTCCAGGTCCTTGAGCACGCCGTCGGCGCGGACCACCACGATCGCGGTCGGACCGGACGTCGGCAGCCCGGCCGCGGCGATCGCATCCGCCGCCGTCGTACCGGCCGGCACGAGGACGGAGGCGGTCTCACTCCCCTGGGCGGCGGTCGCTGCGGGCACGATGACTCCTCGTCAAGAAGGCTGCGGGACACCGGACCGACGACTCGGCCGGACCGGGTCGATGCTATCGGTCGCCCCGACCGCGACGTGCGCGGCCACCTGCTCATACCACCCATCGGCGACGGCGTCGCCCCGGCCGGGCGGTACCAGCCGGGGCGGCGAGCGACGAACGAGCCTCCCGGTACGGCGGGCTGGGAGGCGCCCCCCGCGCCAGAAGGAGCCCCGCCGGTCGGTACCGTCGTCCGGCCGGGGCGCGCGCTCAGCGCCAGAAGGAACCCCGCCGGTCGGTACCGTCCTCCGGCCGCCGGCGCCGACCGAAGCGGCGCGGCGCGGGCTCGGGCGCCGGCCGTTCCCCGGCGAACGCGGCGAGTAGGTCGATCGTGCGCTGCCACAGCCGGTCCAGCTCGGCGCCGCGCGGCGGCTCGTCGCCGTCGCAAGCGCGCAGGTCGGTCACCAGGGCGGCCAGCTCGGCGCGGCCGGTGACGCCGTCCGGCAGGCCGTCGACCAGCGCCGCCAGCCGGGTCCCGAGGTCGGCCAGGGCGCTACGGCGGTCGTCGGCCGGGGGCAGCGCGCGCAGCCGGCGCAGCTCCAGGTTCGCCTGCTGGCGGGCGCCCTCCAGCGGGTCGGCCGGCGGGCGGTGCCCCGGCGCGAACCCGGGCCCGCCGAAGACCGCCGGCCGGGCCCGCCGGGCGGACACGCCCGGTGCCGTGGCCGGAGCCGGGGCGCCCGGAGCGGGCGGCGCGGTGTGCGACGACAGCTTCATCGCCATCGGCATCATCCGGCCGCCGCCGCTGCCACCGGCGAGCGCCGCCGGCGGCTCCCAGCCGGACGGCAGCTCCACGGGCTGGGTCACCCGGCGCGGCGTGCCGCCCTCGGTGACTACCCGGCTGTCGACCGCCACGTACGCGGTGAACCGGCACAGCACGCCGAACCGCAGCGACGTGGCGACGATCCTCGCCTCGGCCGACGCGCGGTCGGTGGCACCGATCGCGTACTCGTCCTCGAGGTCACGCAGCCGACCACGGGCCCAGACCGCGGCCGCGGCCGGGTCCTCGCCGGCGACCAGCTCGGCGGTCGTGGACCACGGCGTGCCGTCCGGCCGGCGCGCGTCCACGCGCACCCGCCCGGCACCGGCCGCGCGCAGTCGCCCGGCCACCATGACCGGTGCACCGGGGAACAGATCCGGCATCCGGGCCGGAGTCAGCGTGTCGCCCACCAGCTCCGGCCCGTCGAACGTCAGCCGCAGATCGCGCAGTACCGGGGCGGAGATGCGCCGGTGGATCGCGGTCATCGCCTCGTCGAGCCGGTCCATCGACTCCACCAGCTCGCACCGGCCGCCACCGAGCGTCGCGAGCCGGCCGAGGAACCCGGCGTTCACGGCCCGGTCGATGCCGACGGTGTGCACCCGGACGCCGGCGAACCGGTCGGCGCTCGCGGCGACGATCTGGTCCTCGTT
This genomic interval carries:
- a CDS encoding serine hydrolase domain-containing protein, whose translation is MVDWTESLARRAGIDPDPLARAVRLVAQRGGSAQLCVLHGDRVLIDRCFGCRPDSLFWLFSTSKPFVALLVHRLAERGLLGLDEPVARYWPEFAARGKQHVTVRHVLSHRAGLPLAHHSIAADSLAMLDGPRFVRALARARPRWAAGAVPAYHIISYGYLLGELVRRVTGRPVGAVLRDELLDPLRLGDIHLGLPAVLYRRAVPVHTRGRTLPARYWLNRSALRAAPIPAAGVSATARDVALFYRMLLRGGELDGARVLAPASVAAARAQSTADGELDRLLHVPVRWAYGFQLGSASVGSPSANPLGQTSHRDAFGHNGSNACLAWADPTRDLVFVHLGNVFTAGHEGAGYLAEVSDAVLAAVDGGRRIGGRE
- a CDS encoding winged helix-turn-helix domain-containing protein — encoded protein: MSIDPDAPEYAWQQLAALIEDRIAGGKYTRRLPSESSFSQEFGLARNTVRRAMEDLRERGLVVTIPQRGTFVKRDN
- the thrS gene encoding threonine--tRNA ligase, yielding MPAATAAQGSETASVLVPAGTTAADAIAAAGLPTSGPTAIVVVRADGVLKDLEWQPKTDTAVEPVSIDSADGLKVLRHSAAHVMAQAVQEIFPGTLLGIGPPVENGFYYDFLPEKPFTPEDLAAIEKKMGAIIKSGQRFHRRPISDEHAHAELAHEKFKLELIELKGSAGEAAEGASVEVGAGGLTMYDNLDGKSGDLVWTDLCRGPHLPTTRLIPAVKLMRSAAAYWRGNESNPQLQRIYGTAWPTRDELKAYLKLLEEAAKRDHRKLGAELDLFSFPEQLGSGLPVFHPKGGIIRRELEGYSRQRHEQAGYEFVNTPHITKGALFETSGHLPYYADTMYPPMELEGAEYYLKAMNCPMHNLIFDSRGRSYRELPLRLFEFGTVYRYEKSGVVHGLTRVRGLTMDDSHIYCTQEQMPGELRNLLTFVLDLLRDYGLDDFYLELSTRDDSDKFIGAPEEWEAATESLRRAAEDSGLELVPDPGGAAFYGPKISVQAKDAIGRSWQMSTIQLDFNQPKRFGLEYQAADGTRQTPVMIHRALFGSIERFFGVLTEHYAGAFPAWLSPVQVVGIPIRDDHAGYLQSFVDTLRAQGIRAEVDTADDRMQKKIRNAQKQKIPFMAIAGDDDVTAGTVSFRYRDGSQRNGVPLDDAVAHIVEIVRSRTNLGPSTEAGEAE